TTGATTTAAAGGAAGGGGACTATAATATAGTGAAGGGGGTGGGCGGGGGTGGGGGGACGCAGTCTCAAGAGAAATCGCAGCTCACTGAAAATGATAATATTGAATTTGATCTTAAGGTAGAAAATGCCCGCTTACAAAAAGAGAATCAGGAACTGAAATCAATtgtggaaaaattgaaaaaagatgCAAATGATTTCTTAGTGCAAGAAAATATGAAGTTAAAAGAAGAAAATCAGGAACTAGAATTTAGAATTAGGTTTCTAGAACAGTCAAcccaaaaataaaatatgtctcTGAGTACATTTTCAAACTGCGACAAGCATATAGAAAAATTAAAGACATTATGTCGTCTTTGTGGACAGTCTTTTAAAcagaataaactttttttttatgtttgtcaTTCAAGTCAGATATTTTAAGTGTATTTGATTTAGACATTTTACAAGATTCGAACTATACCCatccaaaaatattttgcagtgcATGTAGACTCAAGCTTAAAAGACACGATGTCTCAAAAAGGAAATTGTGTGCTGCTGAGTTTTCTTAGCACACAGACAGTTGCTCTATATGTAACCTGATGAACAGAGGTCGTCCAAAGAAACGTTCAATCTCAAGTTCTAGCGGCTCTTTAAATGAATCaactaaaaagaaaataacagatATTAGTGTACATAAAGAGTCTGCTTCAACCTCTAGGTCagaaagtttagaaataaaaCCATCATCTTCATGTGATTTTAAAGAAAGTGGGAAAACAACAAAGGAAGTAAAGCTTTCTGGTAGTGAGAGTGCTAGTACATCATGTAGCAACTATTCTCCATCTAAAACGTTTCTTGATATGCGTCGTAAACTGTTAACGGGAACAGAAACAACTGAAACATTAGGTTCAAATGTTGCCATAAACTCTATTCAGTTAGAACGGTTTAAGGAGCGAAACTTAGCTTCAATATTAAAATGCACTATTTGCTTAGGCATTCCCAAGATAGCAGCATACCCTGCATGCAGTCATATATTTTGCAAAGAATGTATTGAATCATGGCTGGATATAAGAAATTCTTGTCCAGTCTGTAGAACATGTATTGACAACACTTATTTGATCAATTTGCCTCTTCAGGTTAAGACATTGTTTGGTATTTTACAAGTCAGTTGTCAGTATGATTTTAATGGTTGCAGTGAAACCTTCAGTATCTGTTCAATAGATAAGCatgaaagtacatgtacttttaaGGAAAAATAACAAGTACACAAAAGCCTGTAggtttgttttacagtaaaaaaagGTACACTTATATTCCACAACAAGAAAAAAGCAAGTCTTACTTGTCCAGAAATTCCATCCCCAAATATCAAAGGTGTAAGGTATAATTACCTGCAAGCAATATCAAAAACATTAGAAGAACTTGATTCAGAAATTGTTGAGGGCTTGCTTAAGCATAATATTGACGCTCTTGATCCAAGTATATTACtcaaaacatatataaaagaTGGTGCAGATGGGATGGGTGATATATCAGTACACTGGAAAAGGGTGAAAGTGATTTACCCAACAAAGCTTTTAGATTTGCATTTGCAGTAGTTAAAATTTGTATTGTTATGTCTGACAAAACACAAATAACTATCTTTGAAGGAGAGAAACCAAATTCTGTTAGAACCAACAGACCTTTGTTAGAAGCATTAGCAGATGGGAATCACCATGcatcatgtatattttgtatgataCCCACTGAACAAGAACGCTGTTACTTAAAAGGAAAGATACTTAGAATTCATACAAAAGAGGGATGGAGACATGAAATATGTTTCTTCACTTCTATGATTGATGAAAAATTTGATAGATCAGAATCAGGGTTAGTTGGTAGTGGATCCAGATACTTATGTACTTTATGTGAAGCAACAAGAGAAGATGCAATGGCTAAATTAGGTTCATTTAATATTACTAGGACATACAAGCAGACAAAACAAATAGCAGATTATATGAAAATCAATCCTTATAATTTAAGTCAAGCAAAATTAGACCAAATATCTCTTGGTGTGAAAAATGCGCCAATTTTATGTGAAGATGCCATAGGAAATGGAATAGATTCTACACATGCAGATATAAATATGGCTAATAAGGGAAATGGCCGAGGTGACTATGTGGGAGATGAAATCGGATGTTAAGTGTCTTCTTTTGGACACTGAAAACAAGTTTGATAGGCATATGAGAATGAAAACTGGATTCAATCCTGCTCTAATGATGCCAGGAAATTATGCCCGGACCCTGCTTGATATTAAGAATGAAGAAGTTTGTGCATTAATTGAGCCGTTATAAAGAAGGCATTTAATGTGTGAGGTTTTAAGTAAATTCAGGCATCTGAGAACAATTTATAGAGACAAATCACCTGTGACTGAATACGCTGATGATGTAAAGTGTTACAAACAAAATGCTGTTGAAATGGGACAATTTCTAAGAAATCATTACCCATATGTGCATTGGCCAAACTATCTTCATAAGATTATTGAACATGTTCAGGAATTAATTGAGAATGATTCTGGCCCAGGAAGCATTGGAATGTTTAGTGGTGAGGGGAATGAGTGTGGCAATAAAGTGTTTAGACATCTCAGAAAGCAGCTGTCAGGAAAAGGGGATGTTTTAGGGGGATTAAAAGATGTACTCCAATTACACTGGCTGTATAGTAGTAAGAAGCTGCAAAAGCTCTCCCAAGTTACTCATAAACAAAACAGATGCTCTATGTGTTATGAGCTTGGCCATAAAAAAGCTACTGGTCCAAACGCAAGTCTGTGAAATAACAAAGACAATTATATCATCTGTGCAGTTATTTCAGTATTATTGAATATTGTACTAGTGAACATTTTATTCTCTGCACAAAAAGAGGTATATAACTGCAGATTTTACCTTGATCATTTTGTATTTGCCAGTATTTAACAGCACCaattgtttcataaaataattatatgagctgtgccatgagaaaaccaatataatgcgtaagcgaccagcatggatccagaccagcctgtgcatccgtgcagtctggtcaggatccatgctgtttgctaaaagtttctctaattgtaataggctttgaaagcaacagcatggatcctgaccatactgtgcggatttgcaggctggtctggaaccatgccgGTCACAAACAAACtatactggttttctcatggcgcgggtcATATATAAGATGAACAGCAAAAGATTTGACTGTGTacagttcaaattatttcatgATTGTACATATTTCTTTCAATACTGCATGGGCCTTTAAAGGGTTTTTCCATGAAAGTTCCTTGGATTCGTGCCATTCTTTCAAATGTTTGTTTGCAGTGGGCTACCAATATTGTCAGTCCAAAGGccaaatatcatttttttccctttcagtAATAATTGTAGCAATGCtcaaacattacaaaaaaatatgcaaaGCTAATGTATATAAAGCTGTAAAATTTATTCTTATCCCTAAATTAACATACATGTGTTCTGTCTGTATTTAACTAAGGTCTGGTTTGACTGAAAGGAAAATATGTCAGGAAAAAATTCACCTGCCTTCCTACCAACTTACCAAGTTCAGGCCCAAAGGAATTTtaccaaacattttttaagaatgGCCTTATTTTATGATAATAAAGGTATTACATGTTAGAAGCTTGATACTTAATTGATTTGATTACAGTCATTGCATTTTGCATATGTTTGTCTATTGTATAAAATGTGCACTAATAATATGCATTCAATGACACTTGTGAATTTAGGAATGATATTTGTACCTGACGAAtcataaattttgaagaaaaaacagaATTTATAAAAGAGAAGacaaattttcttctttatttaaattCTCATTATTTAGATATAAACTGTATATAGGAAATGCATCTGTGTTCAGAACATTTCTTTGTTTCTTGATTAAATAATatgctataaatacaaatactcACATTGTTTGAAGAATCTTTAGCTACAACTTTTCATTGCAGATCTTCAATTGTCTGTCT
This Mercenaria mercenaria strain notata chromosome 17, MADL_Memer_1, whole genome shotgun sequence DNA region includes the following protein-coding sequences:
- the LOC128550016 gene encoding V(D)J recombination-activating protein 1-like, whose protein sequence is MSDKTQITIFEGEKPNSVRTNRPLLEALADGNHHASCIFCMIPTEQERCYLKGKILRIHTKEGWRHEICFFTSMIDEKFDRSESGLVGSGSRYLCTLCEATREDAMAKLGSFNITRTYKQTKQIADYMKINPYNLSQAKLDQISLGVKNAPILCEDAIGNGIDSTHADINMANKGNGRGDYVGDEIGC